GGCAGGATCCGTCAAGGGCTGGCAGAGGCAATGCACGTGCCGGGGAAATGCCGCGGCGAGGCGCTGCTGGCGAGTATGATCGAGGACCAGTCCCCATGATTCCACCGACAGCAAGAACACCCCGACGAAGGTACAGACACCATCGACACCACAGGCACAATAGACACCACAGACCTGGCTACTTTGTTTGGCTTCTTCTTCGTGTTGCTCCTGGCCGGGGCAACCGCCCTGCCGTGGGGGCTTCGAAGCTATCGCGGCCAATGGCGGCCGTGGAATAGGTTGATGGCGTACCCGGGTCCTGCCATGACGTATATGGGGGTGGGACTGCTGTTTTTTGCGGCAACCTGCCTGGTGAGTCTGATCGCCGATGGCTTCGATGCGCAGCCAACTACCGAAGGAACTTGGTGGCAGTTGCTGCTCACGGCCCTGGCCGGGACCGGAGTCATTGTCTTTGTCGTGGGCCTCATTTTCAGCTACTGATGGATGCCCGCTGTCCTGCGCCCCCGCTGGATCCGCCAGGTTGAGGGCATCTCACCCATCATCAACGACGACGGTAGCCCGGCACAGCTGCCAGCCTGGACGGCAGCGCGGCGTGGTCACTCACTAGCCTGCTCGGAGGGTCCGTTGCTAGATGCGGAAGCCGCCGACCTGATGTGGCGCAACTACACGGTGCGGGCCCCCATGGGAAAACCAGATGGCCCTTCCAAGACCCTGTTACAGTTCTCACTCGTTGCCTCCAACGGCCGGGCAACCCCGGCCGCACTTTTGCTCATGCAACCGTTGCGCACGCCGTTGGCCGTGGTGCAGGCAGTGGAAACCCGCCCGTCGCCGGAAGATGCCCGTAGGGACATGATTGCTTATCTGGGCAAAGGGGGGCACGCGTGCCTCGCATGGCAGGAAACGTACTGGCCGCTGGCGCCGGGTAACGCGGACAACCGGAAACTTTCGGCCAAGCTAGCATTGACAGTCGGGCCCGGGGCCCGAAGGAAGGTCGATTCCCCTTACCGCCTGGATGCGCTGCCCAACACCGCCGTCGCCGAGGCGATAGCGCACTTCATCGTTGAGCACCGCGCACCGGGGCACTCGATGGCAGGTGGCGACGGGCGGTGGTGCCGCCATCGAGCTGTTGGAATTTTCAACGGGCCAGCTTCGGGACATGTGGGGCATGCCAGTGGACGGGGCAGCCCTTCACGGCATGCTTGCCAGAATGGGCCTACCCGCGTCGGTAGATGATGGCTAGGCGCGTCTGTGTGAACCCGTTGATCTGTAGACGTCAAAAACCCCGTCGATGCGGCGCACAGAGTTCAGCACGTGGTCAAGATACTTTGGGTCACCCATTTCAAAAGCAAACTTGGACAAGGCCACCCGGTCACGCGAGGTATTCATGCTGGCCGCTAGAATATTGACGTGACTTTCAGCAAGAACTCGTGTCACATCCGAAAGTAAATTCTTCCGATCAAAAGCCTCTACCTGAATCTCTACCAGGAAGACGCCCGACTGGGTAGGCGCCCAATTAACGTCTATGAGTTTGTCAGGCTCTTTTTTCAGGTTCAGCAGGTTAGGGCAATCCTGGCGATGCACGGAAATTCCCGAGCCCTTGGTGACGTAACCGGAAATGGGGTCAGGCGGTACCGGGGTACAGCATCTGGCAAGTTTAACCAGCATGTCATCGATGCCATCAACAATGACACCGGAATCTGACACCCGTGAACGGGCTGCCGGTACACGGGTCTCAAGAGGCGCCAGCACCTCTTCGATATCCTCATTGACCCCTAGGAGGTCACGAAGGCGTTCAACCACTGACTGGGCGGAGGAGTGCCCATCCCCTACTCCGGCATAGAGTCCAGCAATATCGGTGTAGTGGAAGTGCTCCGTGACAGCCATCAAAGCATCATGGGTCATCATTTTTTGCAGCGGAAGGTTTTGCTTGCGCATTGCCTTAGTCAGGAGATCCTTGCCCTTTTCGATGGACTCATCACGGCGTTCCTTCGTGAACCACTGCCGGATCTTATTGCGGGCACGTGCACTCTTAACAAACTTCTGCCAGTCCTGGCTGGGCCCGGCACCTTCCGCTTTATTCGTGAAGATCTCAACCGTGTCACCGTGCGCCAACTCACTGTTCAGAGGCACCAATTTACCGTTGACTCGTGCACCGATAGTTCTATTACCCACCTCCGTGTGCACGGAATAAGCGAAGTCTACCGGGGTTGACCCCTCAGGAAGGGCTATAACTTGTCCCTTGGGAGTGTAGACGTACACTTCCTTGGTGTTCATTTCATAACGCAGCGACTCTAGAAACTCATTGGGGTCACTGGTCTCCTGCTGCCAGTCGACAAGGGTGCGCAACCAATTCATGTCCTCCTGGACACTTACTGGGGCCTTGTTTCCGGTCTTATACTTCCAGTGAGCTGCAACACCGTACTCTGCACGCTGATGCATTTCAAGGGTACGAATTTGAATCTCAACTAATTTGCCACCTGGGCCAACAACCGTTGTGTGCAGTGACTGGTACATATTGAACTTAGGCAACGCAATATAGTCTTTGAACCGTCCAACCAAGGGACTCCACAACGCGTGAATTTGTCCCAGCGCAGCATAGCAATCGCCCACGGAGTCAACTAGTATGCGGACACCTATGAGGTCATTGATGTCATCAAAGTCTTTGTTTCGAACCACCATTTTTTGGTAGATCGAATAGTAATGCTTGGGCCGGCCCGTGACATCCGCTTTGAGTTTTGAGACACGCAACATTTCAACGATCTCACGCCGAATAATGCTCAGTTGCTTCTCACGTTCAGGTGAACGGTCTTGAACCATCCTGACAATTTCTTCATACACTTTGGGATAAAGTGCTGCGAAGGAAAGCTCTTCAAGCTCCCACTTCATGGCGTTCATACCTAATCGATGGGCCAAAGGCGCGAAGATATCTAGGGTTTCACGGGCCTTCTTGCCTGAGGATGCTGCCGAAACAAACCGCCAAGTACGAGCGTTGTGCAGCCTGTCGGCAAGTTTAATGACCAACACACGAATGTCCTTGGCCATGGCAATGACCATTTTTCGCACTGTTTCGGCCTGTGCAGCGTCGCCAAACTCGACCTTGTCCAGCTTAGTTACACCATCAACAAGCATCGTGATCTCGGGCCCGAAATCGCGTTCCAATTCAACTAGCGTGTAAGAGGTATCTTCCACGGTATCGTGCAGCAGTGCCGCGGCTAGAGTGCTCCCGGTCATCCCCATTTCGGCGAGGATGGTGGCCACGGCCACAGGGTGGGTGATGTAGGGGTCCCCACTCTTGCGCTTCTGGCCCTCATGGTATTGCTCAGCAACAGTGAAAGCTCGCTGAATCAGGTCAAAGTCTTCTTTGGGATTCCTGGCACGCACTATGCGAAGTAACGGTTCCAGAATAGGGGAATAGCTCTCGTTCGACCATCCTGTAAGCCGGGCAAGGCGAGACCTTGTCCGTTCACGACGTCCTGGGAACGTGGGCTTGGGTTCACCGGCCAGCGGACGCTCTGGAGTGCCCGATGCACTCTTCCTGCTGCTATCGGTCAAAATCTCATGCGAGGGCGATTCTTCGTTCAACGCATTACCTCCCTCACGCATTTGCTGACCATGCGCCCCCAACTCCGGGGCATTAATCCAGTCTAAGGTGCTTGGCAAGTGGAATTGACCAAAGTAGGAGGCGCCGGATGCTGAGCATCCGACGCCTCCTGGTTTCGAACTTCGGGTTTCACCCCTGCAGTTTGGTTCGCAGACTCATCCGGTGGAAGGTTCAGTGACCTGCGCCCAACGGGTGTCTATGTGCTAGAGCGCGACGGCCGTTTCAGTTGCCTCTCGCTGCTGAACCTTTTTAGCTTGTTTGACCAGCTCGGGCTCATGCTCACGCAGCCATGAGTACATAGGGGCTGCTACGAAAATGGTGGAGAAAGTGCTGACGATAATGCCAATAAACAGCGCCAGGGACAAGTCCCGCAAGGTTCCGGCACCGAGTAGGAGGGCACCAATGAACAAAATGGAGCCCACCGGAAGCACAGCAACCATCGTCGTATTAATGGAGCGGACAAGAGTCTGGTTGACAGCCAGATTCACCTCCTGGGCGAAGGTTCGCCGAGTAGATTTGGTGATGTCCACAGTGTTCTCTCGGATCTTATCGAACACCACCACTGTGTCATAGAGGGAGTAGCTCAAAATCGTTAGGAATCCAATAATGGCCGACGGCGTGACCTCAAAGTTGGAGGCACCGTAGACTCCCGCCGTCACCACCATGACCACGAGCAAACCAACAATGGCTGCAATGGACATGCGCCAGGTCCTGAAATACAACGCCATCAAGACAGTGGCAAGCAGCACGAACACAAAGAATCCGATGATGGCCTGACGCGAAACGTCTTGTCCCCAGGTGGGGCCCACAAAGGTTGACGTGATGTGGTCCTCGGTAACCCCGTAGGCAGCCTTCAACGCATCCTTGACCTTCAACGTCGCATCATCGCTGAGCCTGTCCGTCTGAACCTGCATGGTGTCACTTGCAATGTTTGTGACAACGGCAACAGTTCCGGGTTCAGCTTTAGCAACCGCCTCTTCACCAATAAGCACATCAGTATGGGCCACTTGGGAAATAGTGAACTGTGAACCACCTCGGAACTCAATTCCGAAGTTGTACCCTCCCCCAAACAGCGGGAAGAGGATTGAAAGCAGTACCGCGATGCCGGCAATACCAAACCAAATTTTACGTTTTCCAACGAACTCGTAGGACCGTTCTCCGGTGTACAGTTCGTTGCCGAAAGTGGCGAAACTCTTCATTACTTCTTCTCCTCGGAGTCGTCACGTGACTCGGACTTTGCAGTCCCTGCGCCTCTACTGCCGACCAATTGAGTTTCCTTGGCAGCTAGGCGACGCTCGGCAATGGTTTGTCGGCGTTCAGCTTCACCGGCAGCGCGGGCGTTCTTGCCCTTGTGAACCTCTTGGCTCTCTTCGGGGGTACGGAAACGGCCGGCACCGCGGTACAGCGGCACAGCACCCAACTGGACGGGGTCAAGACCCGAGAAGGCGTGCCCCTCACCAAAGAACTTGGTGCGTGCAAGTAACTGCAAAGCCGGGTGAGTGAACATGAAGACAACAATGAGGTCGGCAACTGCAGTCAAACCGAGCGTGAAGGCGAAACCCTTAACGCTGCCAACAGAGACAAAGTACAAGACCAAGGAAGCCAAAATGTTCACTGCCTTGGATGCCAGAATTGTCCGCTTGGCTCGCGCCCAACCGTTTTCAACGGCGGCAACCAGGCCTCGTCCATCGCGTAGTTCATCTCTGACCCGTTCAAAGTAAACGATGAATGAATCAGCTGTTTGGCCGATGGCCACGATAATGCCCGCCACACCGGCCAATGAAAGCCGGTAGTTCTCAGCCCAGCCCAACAAGATGATGGCCAGGTAGGTGATTAGACCCGCAATAACCAGGGAAAGAATGGTCACAAAGCCCAAGGCGCGGTACTGGAACAGCGAGTAAATAACAACCAGGCCAAGACCAATCAAGCCTGCCAACATGCCCATTTCAAGCTGCTGCAGTCCCAGTGTTGCGGAGATCTGTATTTCGCTTTGAATTTCGAAGCTGATCGGCAGCGAACCAAACTTCAGTTTATCTGAGAGTGACTTGGCGCTGTCTTCCGTGAACTGGCCTGTGATCGAAGACTGCCCGTCAGTGATGACAGCCATAGAGGACGGCGCCGAAATAACACTGTCGTCAAGAACAATGGCGAAACGGGCCTGCGGATCATTGGGGTTTGCCTGGTACTTGGCATTCAAGCGCTGGGTAACGTCTTTGAAAGCCTTCGCACCGTCAGGCTTCTGCAATGTCAGCTGCACAGACCACTCATTGGTTGTGGCGCCTTGGGCACCAGCCTGAAGACCATAGGAAGCAGTTTTGATCCACTTTCCGGGGACCTCAACAGGGCCCAGGATGTATTTGACACCGGAATCGGGCTCACAGCTCACAAGAGGCTTATCCGGATCGGATGTGGTGGGCCGTTCAGTCAGCGGAGGGATACAGCTGGTGGCCTCAAACTTTTTCATCAACGCGGCATCAACCCAGTTAGTGTCGCTGGAATTCACCGGAGCCGCCGTGGGAACAGGAAGCTTGTCTTCTGGGGTTCGCTCAGCCTCTGGAACAGCTCCGCTGGGAGCCTGCGTTGCCGCAATGACCGGGCGGAAGTTCATGTTGGCGGATGCCTTGATGAGTTCGCGTTCCTGGTCCGTGGGCTTGCCCGGCAGGCTCACAACAACGTTGCGTCCACCCTCGGTTGAAATCTCTGCTTCTGAGACACCTGAACCGTCAACACGCTGACGGATGATGGACACGGCCTGATCCAACTGCTCGGAGGTGATGTTACCGGCACCTTCAACCTTGGGCGCCAGAATCATCTGGGTACCACCCTCGAGATCAAGCCCAAGTTTTGGTGCCCACGTGGCTGCGCCGGCTAGAACGCCGCCGCCTACTGCCAGGGTGCATGCGATGATGATCGCCGCAAGCCACAGAAGAGTTCTGCGAGCTGTTGACGTGGGACCAGTTCGTGCCATCAAGGGATCCTTCTATTGGTCAAGCTATTGGTCAAGCTATTAGTCAAAGAGTGCGGCAACGCGCCGCGCAGTTATGAACATGACAATGCTGCTGTGCCCAGAAACTTCACAGGCCCAGCAGCTGCCAACCCGGAAATGGTTAGTTGTCTTTGTTGTTTTCGTTCTTCAGGCGTTCGATCGAGTCCTCTACGGACTCTACTGACTCTGACGCCTTATCCAGGTTTAGTGTCAGTGAAGATGCATCATCAGGGACAATGGTTTCTTCATCCGCGGCAGTGATGATCTTGGCAACCGTCTGACGGTGCACAGTTGCTGTGGTGCCGGGGGAGATTTCCAACAGAATTTTGTTTTCTTCCTCATCAATGGCAAGAACCTTGCCGAAGAGGCCAAAGTTAGTCATCATCTCAACGCCGGGTGCCAGCTTGGAACGCTGCTCCTGCGCTGCTGCTTTGGTCTTTTTTTGTTTGCGGACCATCATGAAGATGAGCAGGCCAAACATGGCGAACAAAAGAAGGTTCATGGGGCTCAGGAAACCCGCCTGCGGGGCGGGGTCGTTGGCCAATATACTGCTAAAAGACACAGCTGGGATTCCATTCGTCTAAGTAAGTGGTGGAGGCCCGGCACGGAGCGAACGTGCCCGACGTCATAACAGTCTAGGGGGTAAAGCTGAACGTCGAGTCAGAATCTGCACTCAAATGCACACATCGTTGTAAAAGATTCCCCAAATACAGCTGCTTGTCGTGTGCTGTTCTCTCTTGAGAACTAAATTTTTTAACGCCCTTACCTCTGCACTATCTGTGTGTCCGTCCGAGCCCGCTGGACAGAGCTGAACGTCCACGCACGCATCGGGCGTTGCGCTGACTAAGTCTCCAGCTGTTCCTCCTCGTAGGGGAGCATGGCTGCTGCTACGGCGTTTCCGGGCATCTTTAGCCCAAGGTGCTCCCACGCGGCTGGAAGGGCAATGCGTCCCCGCGGAGTCCGGCCCAACAATCCCTCGCGTACCAGGAACGGCTCGGCAACCGTTTCAACAGTTTCAGGTTCCTCCCCGACCGCAATGGCAAGTGTGGAGAGTCCCACAGGTCCGCCATTGAATTTCTTCACCAACGCCTCCAGCACCGATCTATCCAAACGGTCGAGGCCTTTTACATCAACCTCATACATGTCAAGGGCCGCCGATGCTGTGCGTGCATCAATCGTTTCAACCCCGTGCACCAGCGCCCAATCACGTACTCGGCGCAGGAGCCGGTTTGCGATGCGAGGAGTTCCCCGGGACCGGCCAGCAATCTCCGAAAAACCAGCACTAGTTAGTTTTAGATCCATCATGCCGGCAGAACGGCGCAGGACAAGCTCCAGCTCAGCCACCGAATAGAATTCCAGATGCCCGGTAAACCCAAAACGGTCACGCAGCGGCCCGGGCAACAAGCCTGCGCGCGTTGTGGCACCCACGAGGGTAAACGATGGCAATTCCAGCGGAATAGCTGTGGCCCCGGCTCCTTTTCCCACAATGATGTCAACCCGGAAGTCCTCCATGGCCATATAAAGCATTTCCTCAGCCGGGCGGGACATCCGGTGGATCTCATCGAGGAAGAGTACCTCGCCTTCAGACAACGAAGACAAAATGGCGGCAAGGTCACCAGCATGCTGGATGGCCGGTCCGGAACTGATTCGAAGGGGTGCGTTCATTTCCGCAGCCACAATCATGGCCAGAGTAGTTTTGCCCAACCCTGGGGGGCCGGACATCAACACGTGGTCGGCGCTACGGCCCCGGATCTTTGATGCTGCCAACACTAGCGCAAGCTGCTTACGCACCCGCTCCTGGCCAACAAAGTCATCAAGATTTTTGGGCCGCAGCGCTGCTTCGAGTTCGCGTTCTGCCGGTTCCACAAGAGGCGCGGCCAGTTCGCGTGCAGCACTTGGTCCGGCGGGGGCGCCGCCGTTACCGATGCTGATCTGCCCAGGCAGCAACGGTGTTGGTTCTTCTACACCAGCCATCGTCTACCGCGCACCGTTCTTCGCCCTGGTGTTATCTTGGCCCAGCCAACGTAGTGTGGCACGCAAAACAGCGGGCACGTTGGCGCCCTCGGCCAGCTCAGGTTCTGCCGCCAGAGCGGCGTCAATAGCCTTCAAAGCATCCTTCTCATTCCAGCCAAGACTTGTCATGGCTGCTACGACCTGGTCTTTCCACTCAAGCGCGGCCGCAGGCGCCGAAGCAATCGGGGCACCTGTGGGTTTGAGTTTTCCTTTGAGCTCAAGGACTATCCGGCCAGCAACCTTGGGCCCCACACCCGGAACCTTTGTAAACACTTTGCCGTCTCCTGTGTCCACGCCGATTCTGATGCTCTCAGGCTCCAGCACCGACAAAATAGCCAATGCCAACCGGGGACCAATTCCGCTCACTGAGAGCAGCACCTCAAACACTTCACGCTCTTGTTCATCCGCGAACCCATACAGGGTCATTGAATCTTCACGAATAATCATGGCAGTGGTGAGGCGCACCTCATCCCCCAGCCGCAAGCCGCCGAGAGTCTTTGGTGTTGCGTGCACCAGCATGCCCACCCCGTTGACATCAATGACGGCCTGAGCCAAGGAAAGTGCGGCCACAGGCCCACGGACAAAACTGATCATTAGAACTTCTCCTGACAAAACCAAACTGACTGGTGGCTACACACTAACAAGCATATAGAACATACGTACTAACACCTAGTGCCAGGTGGAGCCCGGTTTTTCCTTGTTTTTCTTAACTCTTGCCTTACTTTCAGCCTCACGCCAAAGCTGTTGCGCCGCCGTCGAACTTTGGGAGTTTGTAGAAAAAGAGCCACCGCTGCGCCAGGCATGGGCAATAGCAAGGGCCAGCGCATCGGCTGCGTCGGCGGGGCGGGGCGGCTCATCCAGTCTTAACAACCGGGTAACCATAGCCGTGACGTGTTCCTTATCGGCCCGCCCATTGCCGGTGACAGCCGCCTTGACCTCGGAGGGAGTGTGCATGGCCACGGGAATCCCACGGCGCGCGGCGGCCACCATCACCACCCCTGACACTTGGGCCACGCCCATCACCGTACTGAGGTTGGTTTGGGCAAACACACGCTCTATCGCCAAAACATCAGGCTTAAACGCGTCCAGCCACTGATCAACCGCATCCGCGATCACCAGTAGCCGGGCGTCAAGGGAAAGCTCATGTGAACTCCCCACCACCCCAACCCCCACCAAGGTGGCCGTGCGGTTGGGGGCCACGTCAACCACGCCGAGCCCACACCGGGTTAGACCCGGGTCAACACCTAAAACACGCAGTTTTGGGTCCTTTTCCTTTTTATCTTCTACGAGATTCTGAAACTTCTTAGTCTTCTTTGTCTTCTTCCAGAGCGGCCAGGACATCGGCGCTCATGTCTGCATTTGAGTAGATATTTTGGACGTCATCCAGGTCTTCCAGCGCGTCGTAGAGTTTCATAAATTTGCGCGCGTTCTCCACATCAAGTTCCACCTGCATGGAGGGAACGAAACCCGCTTCGTCACTTTCGTATTCGATGCCAGCGGCTGTTAGAGCTTCACGGACGGATGGCAGATCCTGCGGATCGGAGATAACTTCAAAGCTCTCCCCATGATCCTTGACCTCTTCTGCGCCTGCATCCAGCACGGCCATGAGCAAGTCATCTTCGGTCAGGTCATTCTTCTGCAAACCAACAATGCCCTTGCGAGTAAACATGTAGGCAACGGATCCGGGGTCACCCATGTTGCCTCCGTTGCGGCCCACCGCGAGGCGGACCTCGGAAGCTGCACGATTCTTATTATCGGTGAGACATTCAATCAGGATGGCCGAACCTTGCGGACCGTAACCTTCATACATGATGGTCTGGTAGTCAACTGCGTCACCGAGCTGGCCGGAACCGCGTTTGATGGCGCGTTCGATGTTATCTGCCGGAACTGACGTCTTTTTGGCTTTCGTGACGGCGAGTTCAAGGGCAGGGTTGCCCACCAAGTCAGCTCCACCACCACGTGCAGCAACTTCAATGGTCTTGATGAGCTTGGCAAACGACTTTGCTCGGCGGCTATCAAGAATGGCCTTTTTGTGCTTGGTCGTTGCCCATTTGGAGTGGCCTGACATAGTTACGCTTCTCCTTTAATCATCCGAATAAACAGTTCATGGATGCGGCGCTCCCCTGTCACTTCCGGGTGGAAGGAGGTGGCCAGCAAATGCCTGGTACGAACGGCGACTGCACGAACTTCTAAATCAATCCTATCGTTTAGTGCAGCTCGGGGCGGTTTCACAGTGGCCAGCACTTCCACGTTGGGCCCCACACGCTCGACCCAGGGTGCCCGGATGAACACAGCATGTAGAGGAATTTCGGGCTCCCCCGGCTGGGTTAGACCGTGGAACTCAAGCTCAGTTTCAAAGGAATCCACCTGCCGGCCAAAGGCGTTGCGGCGCACTGTAATGTCCAGGCCACCGAAGGTACATTGCGGATTCCCGGACCCGTCGGTCGCGGGATCGGCGATTTCATCTGCAAGCAGGATCATGCCCGCGCAGCTGCCGTAAACGGGCATTCCTGCTGCAATACGGTCAATCAGCGGCTCGCGCATACCAAAAATGCGGCTGAGTTTATCGATCGTGGTTGACTCCCCACCCGGGATCACCAGCCCGTCAACCCCGGCCAGTTCACTCGGACGGCGCACCCCCACTGCCTTTGCACCGCAATCCATCAGCGCATTCGCATGCTCTCTGACGTCGCCTTGCAATGCCAAAATGCCAATAGTTGGTCCGGACGAGGTGGCGGAAGTGGTTTTAAAAGTCACCGTTTCATCATAGATGGGCCTCATCTCACACAGGGAACTTCGTCTACGCGCCGGAGCGGATGGACCGCGTAGCTCTGCAAGCAAGTAGCATTGTCCGCAGGACTGACGTACTACAGAGACGAGGAACTTAGAGTATGTGCGGAATCGCTGGTTACTACGGTTATGGGGAAGATCTATCCCTGTTACAGCAGATGAATGCGTGCATGGTGCACCGCGGCCCCGATGGTGAGGGTGTGTACACGCACGGCAACGTAGGACTGGCCCATCGCCGTCTTTCCATCATTGATGTGGCCCACGGCCAGGAGCCAATGTACAGCGCGGACGGGCAGACAGTTCTGGTCTACAACGGCGAGGTGTACAACTACCTCGACCTGCGAGCCGAGCTAGAAGCCCTAGGACGAGTTTTCAGCACCCAATCGGACACCGAAGTTGTGTTGCAATCCTACGAGCAGTGGGGGGACGCGGCCTTCGATAAATTTAACGGAATGTTTGGTTTCGCCATTCATGACCTCAAAAACAACCGTCTGGTGCTAGCCCGCGATCACTTCGGCATCAAACCTCTGTACTACGCCACGGCAGGTACTGCCGAGGCTCCCACTCTGCTCTTTGGCTCAGAAATCAAGCCCTTGTTGGCCACCAACAAGCTTGAACGCAGTGTTGATGAGCGCATTTTGTTCCGCTACCTGCAGTTTAGAATCCACGACGACGAGCCAGCCACGTTCTTTGCCGGCGTGCAGAAGCTGATGCCAGGGGAGAAACTGGTGGTCAACACCGTAGATTCCGAGGCTGGAGTAGCCGGGACCGTGCGCATCAGTTCTTACACTCGGTTCAAAGAAGAACTCGCGGAGCTCGCCAAGATTGAAACCCCGTACTCACAGGCTGTCATTGACGAGTACCGGGACCGTTTCACCGAAGGTGTGCGCCTGCGTCTGCAGTCGGAAGTCCCCGTAGGCACCGCCTTGTCAGGGGGCCTGGACTCATCCGCCGTCGTGGCAACTATCAACAAGCTCATGCAGGAAAATGCTGCCGCAACTGATTCTTTGGGCGCCAAGCAGCAAACATTTTCGGCTGTGTTCCCAAACTCCATCAATGATGAAGAGAAATACGCAGATGCCGTCCTCGCCCGGTGCGAGGGCAATGTCATCAGCCACAAGATTTTGCCGCAGCCAAGTGAGTTTGTTGAAGATCTGGAAGATTTTGTGCGGACCATGGAGGAGCCTGTCATCTCCTCGGGTCCTTATGCCCAGTATCAGGTCATGCGCGAGGCCTCCAAGCATGTCTCAGTGCTGCTTGATGGTCAGGGCGCCGATGAGATGATGGCCGGATACATCCCCTATTACTTCGCCTACTTGCGCCAGCTCAAAAAGAACGGCCAGAACGCGAAACTTGCCAAGGAGCTTGTGGCGAGTTCAGATATCCTGTTCCGGCTCGCTCGTTTCCGGATTCAAGGCAAGCTCACCTTCAAGAAAGAAGTGGGCATTTCTGCCCTGCTGGATAAGAAGTTCACGGCAAAATACAAGGCCGAAAAGTTCGCCAACATCGCCGATAACTTGAAGCTGCGCCTCATCGATGACCTGTTCCACAAGTCATTGCCTGCTGTGCTGCGTTATGAAGACAAGAACACCATGCGATTTTCCTTGGAGGGCCGCGTGCCGTTCTTGGACAAAGAAGTGGTGAAGTTCCTGTTCAGCCTTGACGATGAGTCAATCATCAAAGGCGGTTGGAACAAGCGGATCTTGCGCGATGCTACACGAGACTTGCTCCCGGAAATGATCAGCAACCGTCGCAACAAAATTGGTTTCACCACTCCTGAAGCTGAATGGTTTTCACACATGAAAGAGAAGATCTATGAGATCTTCCTTTCCAGCTCCTTTGGTGCCCGCCCGTACTGGAACCAGGACGCGGTTATTTACGCGTTCGAGGAACTCCTCAGCGGCAAGAGCTCAGGTTCCACCATGGTGTTCTGGCGTTTGATCAACACTGAGTTGTGGTTGCGCGAGTTCTTTGACGAGCCTGAAATCAAGGCCGGCATTGAGGGTAAGAGCGATTACATTCCCAACGCGGACAAGCAATTAAACATCAGCGTGCCAGGCGGTGCCGGAACTTTCCGACGTTACCCGCTGCGCACAGAGGTTTTCTACAAAGAAACCGAC
This genomic window from Arthrobacter sp. TMP15 contains:
- the pdxT gene encoding pyridoxal 5'-phosphate synthase glutaminase subunit PdxT, whose product is MTFKTTSATSSGPTIGILALQGDVREHANALMDCGAKAVGVRRPSELAGVDGLVIPGGESTTIDKLSRIFGMREPLIDRIAAGMPVYGSCAGMILLADEIADPATDGSGNPQCTFGGLDITVRRNAFGRQVDSFETELEFHGLTQPGEPEIPLHAVFIRAPWVERVGPNVEVLATVKPPRAALNDRIDLEVRAVAVRTRHLLATSFHPEVTGERRIHELFIRMIKGEA
- the ruvA gene encoding Holliday junction branch migration protein RuvA, yielding MISFVRGPVAALSLAQAVIDVNGVGMLVHATPKTLGGLRLGDEVRLTTAMIIREDSMTLYGFADEQEREVFEVLLSVSGIGPRLALAILSVLEPESIRIGVDTGDGKVFTKVPGVGPKVAGRIVLELKGKLKPTGAPIASAPAAALEWKDQVVAAMTSLGWNEKDALKAIDAALAAEPELAEGANVPAVLRATLRWLGQDNTRAKNGAR
- a CDS encoding YebC/PmpR family DNA-binding transcriptional regulator; this encodes MSGHSKWATTKHKKAILDSRRAKSFAKLIKTIEVAARGGGADLVGNPALELAVTKAKKTSVPADNIERAIKRGSGQLGDAVDYQTIMYEGYGPQGSAILIECLTDNKNRAASEVRLAVGRNGGNMGDPGSVAYMFTRKGIVGLQKNDLTEDDLLMAVLDAGAEEVKDHGESFEVISDPQDLPSVREALTAAGIEYESDEAGFVPSMQVELDVENARKFMKLYDALEDLDDVQNIYSNADMSADVLAALEEDKED
- the ruvC gene encoding crossover junction endodeoxyribonuclease RuvC, with the translated sequence MSWPLWKKTKKTKKFQNLVEDKKEKDPKLRVLGVDPGLTRCGLGVVDVAPNRTATLVGVGVVGSSHELSLDARLLVIADAVDQWLDAFKPDVLAIERVFAQTNLSTVMGVAQVSGVVMVAAARRGIPVAMHTPSEVKAAVTGNGRADKEHVTAMVTRLLRLDEPPRPADAADALALAIAHAWRSGGSFSTNSQSSTAAQQLWREAESKARVKKNKEKPGSTWH
- the asnB gene encoding asparagine synthase (glutamine-hydrolyzing) — protein: MCGIAGYYGYGEDLSLLQQMNACMVHRGPDGEGVYTHGNVGLAHRRLSIIDVAHGQEPMYSADGQTVLVYNGEVYNYLDLRAELEALGRVFSTQSDTEVVLQSYEQWGDAAFDKFNGMFGFAIHDLKNNRLVLARDHFGIKPLYYATAGTAEAPTLLFGSEIKPLLATNKLERSVDERILFRYLQFRIHDDEPATFFAGVQKLMPGEKLVVNTVDSEAGVAGTVRISSYTRFKEELAELAKIETPYSQAVIDEYRDRFTEGVRLRLQSEVPVGTALSGGLDSSAVVATINKLMQENAAATDSLGAKQQTFSAVFPNSINDEEKYADAVLARCEGNVISHKILPQPSEFVEDLEDFVRTMEEPVISSGPYAQYQVMREASKHVSVLLDGQGADEMMAGYIPYYFAYLRQLKKNGQNAKLAKELVASSDILFRLARFRIQGKLTFKKEVGISALLDKKFTAKYKAEKFANIADNLKLRLIDDLFHKSLPAVLRYEDKNTMRFSLEGRVPFLDKEVVKFLFSLDDESIIKGGWNKRILRDATRDLLPEMISNRRNKIGFTTPEAEWFSHMKEKIYEIFLSSSFGARPYWNQDAVIYAFEELLSGKSSGSTMVFWRLINTELWLREFFDEPEIKAGIEGKSDYIPNADKQLNISVPGGAGTFRRYPLRTEVFYKETDFDPTAMTYVKRFFDGLPTAGGDHGTATADTPWYLFVSEKIVAMTQGRSIPVWDIKVSNAARFFSKFVTRNPGGIGLASPWSMQLAIDEVGLPRIMYASARSVIGKIQGKSGVFYEVVGHNINAIDGAAGYQVGTSTHSVKYAPIDPDGVAARLSALVRASVPAEFAATFAGTAIMDANDLGVVALGHDTALTTAVLEDIFRDNPQGQTTETTPMSLVFTQK